From Staphylococcus delphini, one genomic window encodes:
- a CDS encoding CPBP family intramembrane glutamic endopeptidase, with amino-acid sequence MSLRSTFKTLITCLIALIVMTLINALSPLIGLFNFIGMGDVGYVAFHVLILVLTSIIFILWIKKGFKADLNDYRITAPYLKVEWFLISLVGIGLMYLLFNILTNGKWEFNNGNLFLLTIVILITSLTTAISEELFFRGFLMGYIEKKTNINFSLIITSFLFGAVHLMNGVDNLKTLFLVITGIFIAGIFYGLISIYYRTIWASITVHFLFDSTQLFDITTERHSQSLIEYVYHSPYITITGGEYGSTVSIITMFSFLIMISIIIFKKRRESNSS; translated from the coding sequence ATGAGTTTGAGAAGCACTTTTAAAACCTTGATAACTTGTTTAATTGCTCTAATTGTAATGACTTTAATAAATGCTCTTTCACCTCTCATCGGTTTATTTAATTTTATAGGTATGGGTGATGTAGGATATGTGGCTTTTCATGTATTAATTTTAGTATTAACTTCCATAATTTTTATTTTATGGATTAAAAAAGGATTCAAAGCTGATTTGAATGATTATCGAATCACAGCACCTTATCTTAAAGTAGAGTGGTTTCTGATAAGTCTTGTAGGTATAGGACTTATGTATTTACTATTTAATATACTAACAAACGGCAAATGGGAATTTAATAATGGAAACTTATTTTTGTTAACAATAGTTATTCTTATAACTTCTTTAACTACGGCTATTTCAGAAGAACTTTTTTTTAGAGGATTTTTAATGGGTTATATCGAAAAGAAAACTAATATTAATTTCAGTTTGATTATAACATCATTTTTATTCGGTGCTGTTCACCTTATGAATGGGGTTGATAATCTTAAAACTTTATTTTTAGTTATCACTGGAATTTTTATTGCTGGGATTTTTTATGGATTGATTTCTATATATTATCGTACAATATGGGCATCAATTACAGTTCATTTCCTCTTTGATTCAACACAGTTATTCGATATTACAACCGAAAGACATAGTCAAAGTTTAATAGAGTATGTCTACCATAGTCCGTATATAACTATTACTGGTGGGGAATATGGCTCTACTGTATCTATCATTACAATGTTTTCTTTTTTAATTATGATTTCAATTATAATATTTAAAAAACGTAGAGAAAGCAATTCTTCATAA
- a CDS encoding ATP-binding protein encodes MSPFLVEDSFSNKITSAAIINRLIHPSKIFKITGDSYRLKDYKSEKSLNIRHF; translated from the coding sequence ATATCCCCTTTTCTAGTTGAGGATTCATTTAGTAATAAGATAACGTCAGCAGCCATTATTAATAGACTGATTCATCCTTCAAAAATATTTAAAATTACAGGTGATTCATACCGACTTAAAGATTATAAAAGCGAAAAAAGTTTAAACATACGTCATTTTTAA
- a CDS encoding ATP-binding protein, giving the protein MINKTLKQLNRIELLIINEIGYTPIFKEQADLLYDLMSLRYEIRSIIITTNIPFSS; this is encoded by the coding sequence ATAATAAATAAAACTTTAAAACAATTAAACAGAATCGAACTCCTTATCATTAATGAGATAGGCTATACCCCCATCTTCAAAGAACAGGCAGATCTCCTCTATGATTTAATGTCACTAAGATATGAAATAAGATCCATAATCATAACGACGAATATCCCCTTTTCTAGTTGA
- a CDS encoding ATP-binding protein: MRPDFPQIPLRGGHPCLSLTVPTTKSVTDFHRLSVTHVGRTKFKHAIKLARFPNIKHLSDFDFTFQPSINKQEVLTLKSKHFLEKSINICFLGNSGVGKTHLAISLGVEVCKQNIKTRFYTLNN; the protein is encoded by the coding sequence TTGCGCCCGGACTTCCCTCAGATTCCACTTCGCGGTGGACACCCTTGTCTTTCGCTAACAGTTCCTACTACCAAGTCTGTAACAGACTTTCACCGTCTAAGTGTTACCCACGTCGGGCGCACAAAATTTAAACATGCTATTAAGTTAGCACGTTTCCCTAATATTAAACATTTAAGTGACTTTGATTTCACGTTTCAACCAAGTATTAATAAACAAGAAGTACTCACATTAAAATCCAAGCATTTTCTAGAGAAGAGTATCAATATATGTTTCTTAGGTAATAGTGGTGTCGGTAAGACCCATCTGGCAATATCGCTAGGTGTAGAAGTTTGTAAACAAAATATCAAAACGAGATTCTATACTTTAAATAATTAA
- a CDS encoding ABC transporter ATP-binding protein: MLEIKKLSKKFKKNHKYSLENVNFTIKKGEIVGLIGKNGAGKTTLMKLIAKAIKPTSGEIFFNKKNILNSPNSLKDIGFMIESSLFNHLNALDHLKYFINLNGKPDHYKNIKPILELVDLWERRYENPKNFSFGMKQRLSLALCLVTNPKILILDEPFVGLDPNGVDKLIMTLKKWVLNQDTAIIISSHQLSELEEICNRFIFIENGKLKDDFTADDYNATIIKLDRPFNFSEEYQKKYNDRISLTRNNSIIEIYDKDNIFNELLSDLLKEYKILSITDKNNFIHNKFKEEDE, encoded by the coding sequence ATGTTAGAAATCAAAAAATTAAGTAAAAAATTCAAAAAAAATCATAAATATTCGTTAGAAAACGTTAATTTTACAATCAAAAAGGGGGAAATAGTTGGTTTAATAGGTAAAAATGGTGCTGGAAAAACAACATTAATGAAACTTATAGCTAAAGCAATAAAACCTACTAGTGGCGAGATTTTTTTCAATAAAAAAAATATATTAAATTCACCTAATTCTTTGAAAGATATTGGATTTATGATTGAAAGCTCACTATTTAATCACTTAAATGCATTAGATCATTTAAAATATTTCATTAACTTAAATGGAAAACCAGATCATTATAAAAATATAAAACCCATCCTAGAATTGGTTGATTTGTGGGAAAGACGTTATGAGAACCCTAAAAATTTTTCTTTTGGGATGAAACAAAGACTTTCCTTAGCACTTTGTTTAGTGACAAATCCGAAAATCCTAATATTAGATGAACCTTTTGTAGGATTAGACCCTAATGGAGTTGATAAATTAATTATGACTCTAAAAAAATGGGTTCTAAATCAAGATACCGCTATTATAATTTCAAGCCACCAACTAAGTGAATTAGAAGAAATCTGTAATCGTTTCATTTTTATAGAAAACGGAAAACTAAAAGATGACTTTACAGCTGATGATTACAATGCTACTATCATAAAGCTTGATAGACCTTTTAATTTCTCAGAAGAATATCAAAAAAAATATAACGATAGAATTTCATTAACAAGAAATAATTCTATTATAGAAATATATGATAAAGATAATATTTTTAATGAATTGCTTTCTGATTTATTAAAAGAATATAAAATATTAAGTATAACAGACAAAAACAACTTTATACATAATAAATTTAAAGAAGAGGATGAATAA
- a CDS encoding Msa family membrane protein, whose protein sequence is MNKKYFYLFLINALIFFIGILINTKMSLFIFILISYIFPVISNNIINFVFKSTRSLKSNLLISLISTICYFVFSVYFISRPDFESFINSNQQRTGDISIEINPGLANIEQLIFVFLLNFISLFLVSLFFRKERSDVRNQKIK, encoded by the coding sequence GTGAATAAAAAATATTTTTATCTTTTCTTAATCAACGCTTTAATATTCTTTATAGGTATATTAATAAATACTAAGATGTCACTGTTTATTTTTATTTTGATTTCATATATTTTCCCTGTAATTAGCAATAATATAATCAATTTTGTCTTTAAAAGTACTAGAAGTTTAAAGTCCAATTTACTGATATCATTGATTTCGACAATTTGCTATTTTGTTTTCAGTGTTTATTTTATTTCACGCCCTGACTTCGAAAGTTTCATTAACAGTAATCAACAAAGGACAGGAGACATATCTATTGAAATAAATCCTGGCTTAGCAAATATTGAACAATTAATATTTGTGTTTTTATTAAACTTTATATCTCTATTTTTAGTCAGTTTGTTTTTTAGAAAGGAGCGTTCCGATGTTAGAAATCAAAAAATTAAGTAA
- a CDS encoding CPBP family intramembrane glutamic endopeptidase, with the protein MYILKDNNYSKIEVVLLCLSLTILSSFVLNLGSLFVILSPHTKINNLYIIILGITMVVGFIFIPTVILKRLIGFNTSPIRLINIYKFLMYIILIFVVSLFYSVKMEEIIHPFVVATCEEYLFRGLFFSLLLTKFSKFKSIIIGSLIFSLLLHLNGNFIENLLIKLPTSVILYIIREKIGLQESIVVHWLYNLIITKISM; encoded by the coding sequence ATGTACATATTAAAAGATAATAATTATTCAAAAATAGAAGTTGTTCTTTTGTGTTTATCACTTACTATACTATCTTCTTTTGTTCTTAACTTAGGAAGTTTATTTGTCATATTATCACCTCATACTAAAATCAATAATTTGTATATTATTATTTTAGGAATAACTATGGTGGTAGGTTTTATCTTTATTCCTACAGTTATTTTGAAAAGATTAATCGGCTTTAATACTAGCCCAATAAGATTAATTAATATATACAAATTCCTTATGTATATAATTCTAATTTTTGTTGTTTCTTTGTTTTACTCTGTAAAGATGGAAGAAATAATACATCCTTTTGTGGTAGCCACATGTGAAGAATATTTATTTAGGGGCCTTTTTTTTAGCTTACTACTAACTAAATTTTCTAAGTTCAAATCTATTATAATAGGATCTTTAATTTTTTCTTTACTATTACATTTAAATGGTAATTTTATCGAAAATCTATTGATAAAATTACCTACTAGTGTAATTTTATATATTATAAGAGAGAAAATAGGTTTGCAAGAATCCATAGTCGTGCACTGGTTATACAATCTAATTATAACAAAAATTTCAATGTAG